In one window of Mesoplodon densirostris isolate mMesDen1 chromosome 4, mMesDen1 primary haplotype, whole genome shotgun sequence DNA:
- the LOC132487756 gene encoding LOW QUALITY PROTEIN: lysozyme-like protein 1 (The sequence of the model RefSeq protein was modified relative to this genomic sequence to represent the inferred CDS: inserted 1 base in 1 codon), with the protein MKAAGTLALXGCLITVVEPKIYTRCKLAKIFSRAGLDHYQGFSLGNWICMAYYESHYTTTAQTDLEDGSTDYGIFQINSYTWCRRAKLQEKNHCHVACSALITDNLTDAIICAKKIVKETDGMNYWQGWKKHCEGKDLSEWKKGCEVS; encoded by the exons ATGAAGGCTGCTGGTACTTTGGCCC ATGGCTGCCTGATCACAGTCGTTGAACCCAAAATCTACACTCGCTGTAAACTGGCAAAAATATTTTCGAGGGCTGGCCTGGACCATTACCAGGGCTTTAGCCTTGGAAACT GGATCTGCATGGCCTACTATGAGAGCCATTACACCACCACTGCTCAGACTGACCTGGAGGACGGAAGCACCGACTATGGCATTTTTCAGATAAACAGTTACACGTGGTGCAGACGTGCGAAGCTGCAAGAGAAAAACCACTGTCATGTGGCCTGCTCAG CCTTGATCACTGACAACCTCACAGATGCAATTATCTGTGCCAAGAAAATTGTTAAAGAGACAGATGGGATGAACTACTG GCAAGGCTGGAAGAAGCATTGTGAGGGCAAAGACCTGTCTGAGTGGAAAAAGGGATGTGAGGTTTCATGA